Genomic window (Microcaecilia unicolor chromosome 8, aMicUni1.1, whole genome shotgun sequence):
taactcggGAGCAAAAAATCTTTTCAATATTATGTCcatatattttgtttatatttctttcatgtttaaaacaaaatatatttccCTTAGCTACTGCCTGCAGAATTAATTGGTTGTATATCAGGCAAATTTACTTTGaaactactgcttatcatttttaCAATGCTATCTTTGTTTTGCAGAATCTGGATCATGGAAAAGCCTGGGGAATCCTGACTTTCCGAGGTAAGCATAGAATATTTGATATGGTTCACAACAAAGGATTTAAGCGTCATGGTGATGCCTGGTACAAGTCACTGTAGTTTCACATTTGATATAtgctatggtgcttattttcaaagcatacggACATCTCAAATTGCCCAAATCATCGtccaaaggcaaaggcagaaaagggacgtcattctccaaggacaagcaggcaaaTTAAtgctcacatgtgggtgacgttaTCAACATCTTCGGGTGCGGAACGCTACAATAGTGTATACAACTTTAACAGCCACACACTAGCATTTCCTCTGcacatgtgtgagtgccttcccgtCTGCTGTGAGAGCGTAGGACCAGCAGTCTCTTCTCATCTGCCGTAAGGAGAGAACACTCTCTGTGGTTCCTCACAGTATCTGGTGCGTGAGCAAATGTTTTGAGTTTTTGTACCTTCCCTGCCAAATTTTTATCCTGCTTCTTGTTCTTTTTccgtttggggtttttttgctcCCTCCTGTTACTGTTTTTAGCTAGGTTTTtctccacttaaaaaaaaaatggaaaaatttaTTTCGCGCTCTCTTAGACCTGCACTTCAGTCAGGAGTTTCTTTCTCAATTTTTCtggtgctttgccccttttttcagtcaTCATCAAGTtgtttgatttggccatggctgtttttccctccatgtcatcaaaggttcccagtggcttcaagcacggTGCGCGGTGCAGTCAGACTCTGGGAAAGACACCCAGTCttagtgtcttcagtgtctggggccaGAACATTCCTCTGCCAGCTGTATTCTTTTGGAGCCTGGTTGGCATTGGTCCCTGTTGCTGTGAGACCCATGTCTGACACTGGGATTTGGTGTGCATTGAGCAGGTGTCCACCTGCCTTGACACCAGCCGCTTTGCAGGGCTCCCGGAACTAGTCAGCAACAGGCAAAGGCCAGGGACACACAAGCATCAATCCTCCTCAATGTATGGTGCCAGGTACAATGGGGCACCGAGGTGTGCAGTCCCCGAGAAGTGTTGGCACTAGGAGGACAGCTTTCAATCGAAGAGGTGCCAACACGGGGGTCTCCATGCAGGTAGCACCAAGCACCCGCAGCAACCCCGACAGTTCAGCAGTCAGCCTCTGAACCGACACCCCAGCCCTTCCCGAAGTCGGCCCTTGGTGAGCGCATTCAGGCCATGCTCCATGAGCACCTGGCGGGGCTTATCCAACAGAGTGCATTGGCATCTGGGATGCTTGCACCAGCCATACCTCTTCTTGCTGCCCTACAAGGCCTTCGGCCTGCAGTGAGTTCTCTGATGCTGGTGCCACATGCGGTTCGGTGTCGACAGCCGTTGTACTGGCATTCCCTCAACGTCGAAGggggaagcttcgccggagtcgagACTACACCATGACGTCCTTCTACACACGGACATAGTTCCTCTCTCTCTTGAGGCAGGCTTGGTCTCGGCCCTCCCATGAGGAAATTTTGCTGACACCGAAGAGGAGCGCTCAtctcctcctttgtgttatttgaTACCTCACCCTCTTCCTCCTACCAAATACAAAATCTTGGATCCATACCTGCCATGCTAGCTGCCAGTGTTGACAGCAGCTCATGATAATTGTTTCAAGTGCTTTGTAGAATATATTGTTAGTGTCAACAGCTCTATTAGAAGaaacatgtttttaaaaataGGACACATAATAATAGgctctttgaaaaaaaagatttgggtCAGTTGTTCCTGATTAGCAAATCTACCGGTTTCTTAGAAAAGTACATGTACATATAGGGGTAATTTCTATCAAGTGCACTGAAAATAACTCGCTTAAGAAGTATTCTacagctgtgcctaaagttcagtacagtttatagaatacatgcgtAAGCGGAaagttgcatgtaaatttaggtgcgggcgtTTGCCCCATTGCTGGTGCAAATGCCAATGCTTAAATTTAAACGCGGAGCACCATTCTGTAATTACTCCCATAACTCAAAGCcatgcccccattccacccagaaacacccatgaccctcccattttggAATGcgtgatctgtgcctaactttctGCACATTGGTCCCAATTAAGTCtgattactgccaataattgttaaaaagccaattattggcattaattggcttgttcaattaaattgcacacgcccAGTCCGGAACGCGTCTACATTTGTGTGTGTTCAATTTTTGATGTCCTTTACAGAATTGGGGAATATTGGGAACAAATTTGCCACATGCTCACATGTTAGATTTCTAGCAATTCAGCCTTTTCTTACATGCCAATTTCAGGTTTAGGGTATGTTTATCTTTAAACTATTGATATACCGCTAAAGAGAATATCATCATAGTGTTGTATAATACAAACAAGATAGTCTATATAATAAaagaactgcaataattgatagGACAGCATTGGGAATAAGTAAGAGGCAAAGCAAACAAGCAATTGTCTCCTCTGTAGGTACTGTAGGAGCCCAGATTCACCAAAATGTTTTTCTCTCTTCTCAGGCAAGACTGAGACAGATGTGAAGGAAATTGAGCAGGTCATGTACCATGACTGGAGGCTGTTGCCAAAACATGAAGAGGAGAACTTCAAGATCTTCACGCCAGTTCCTGAGCCTGAGCCTGTGCGTTACGTGCCATATCCACCCCTTATTCGTGCCATGAAGTTGGCACACTTGCAAAAGGAAGGGAAACCAATCACACAGGAACCCATGCTTGATTTGCAGAAGCCCATACTCAGTCCTAAGGAGTTCTTTAAAAATCAAGGTGTTAAGAAAAATGAAGATGGAACGCCGGTATAAAGACTTGGgcataaggagaaaaaaaatgttccccATCCTTACCCAATGACTCAGTTTGCAAGTTCTGTGTTCTGCAATGTGGAAAGTCCCTATTTTGATACTCAGATCAAGCCTTCCACTCCCTGGGTTAACTGAGGCTTGGAATTCTGTAGAAGCAGTGTTCACAGCTCCCTGAGAGATGAAAGATAGCAAGTCATGATAATCATTGTTTAAGGGTGACAGCTAGTGGCTGAATTCAGGGCCAATTGTTGCAGAGTTCTGGAAGTTGTCTTGGGCATGACCTCTGACCAAGGACCATCAGTGCAAAGACAGTTGCTATGTTGCGGGTATAAAATAGGGTGAAAATTCACCACCCTTATTGTGGATCAGAAACTGAAGTATAATAGCTTTTGAATGCATTGCCTTATTTCAGTAGTGATTTTCTTAGGTTAGCAGTTGTCACCACTGTTCACTCTGACTACAGTAGGAAAAATGAAACATTTGGAGCAGTTCAATAAGGTTCCAGGTCAGGGACCTAGCAGAAGATTAGCCCAGGCTGTTAactattttctttgttttcaccCTGTCAGTTCTCCTTGTCTAATGTTGCTCCGATTCAATTCTGTTTCTTTCTCATCTACCCTGGGTACTGAAGAGTAGAAAATTAAGTGTATAGCACAGACTATCTGGTGATGCCAGGAATTCTGCCTTTATAATATTAAAAAGGCCAGAAGAGATTGGTACCCTCTTTAACAAAAACAAGCTCACAAACAATATTATTAGGAAGACAGTTGGAAAGCACATCCCTTATATTCTTGTGTGCTCAGTtttggttatagaatactgtcaattatgcacataatgtaattgttaaattaggtgctaattggccttaaaacaattggtattaattggcactggtttgcagttatgcatgtaactgtacTTAGTacaatattctataaccttagtgtgcagctgcaagggggtgtgaatgtgggaggggcatggatgggttagGGGGAGtgaatgtgggaggggcatggacaggttagGGGCATGGCTAGTACACTCAGGTAATAAATCTTAATGTGCATTTATGCGTGAGCATGCACACCAGCCACTGAACTAGTGTAAGTGCTTGTGCGTAAATGTAGACATATAGTAGTATTATATAATggtaattacacatgtaattgctgatatagaattcatGATTGGCACACAGCATccaggtgcctaactttaggcagcctTTTGAGAATTATCCCCATCACAAGCACTGTTAAGTTCCTTTATgtgtaaatcttttatttataaaGAAATAAGCAGACGGAGAAGTAAACCGATAATCTTAAAAAAGAATTTAGTTAAGAGTAAACATATCAACAAATTCTATGGTTATGCTACTTTAATGAATACATCCTGTTTTGTTACTCATATCCACTCATCCAACAAGTGAAATAAAATAATACCCTTTATAAACCCCATCCATTACTGTTAAATTCCTTTAAGCATGCAATTTATGTAGTACTGCAGAGAAAAGAATCTTTTTGTCAGTgctattacctctgctttcctcacagagtttaaaaaaaaaaaatggaacagaggttttcctttgattcttctatgggaccggagctgtgatactcggtccagtgaggtaagagtgttttctaactcctccggggtgggcccgcgatcggggtgtttttggcgcgaaaccgccatttcgaattttcccgccgttttcggcaatggctgcagagaatgtaaagcgctgttcccggtgtcaatcgcaaatcagcagcggggctctgtaaatcgtgctgtacagaggtgtaagagccggcccgagcatggcgagcgatgattcttcccgctcagagctggcagcggacgccattttgaattctccgcatggcgctgCCTCCGTacagacggagagccctgagccccgggggggggggggacctcgaattgaggctattcagggagcggctagccccgga
Coding sequences:
- the MRPS34 gene encoding 28S ribosomal protein S34, mitochondrial isoform X2; translated protein: MARKKRLRLIAEMARKIRAYRELKERPRDSQRFALDYETMTRPMTGRRLPALAWRDVRRELRLFSLLCRQPLFGIGRMVTRKSWLEGFDEPCYWVISKVKVDYTAENLDHGKAWGILTFRGKTETDVKEIEQVMYHDWRLLPKHEEENFKIFTPVPEPEPVRYVPYPPLIRAMKLAHLQKEGKPITQEPMLDLQKPILSPKEFFKNQGVKKNEDGTPV